In Pungitius pungitius chromosome 2, fPunPun2.1, whole genome shotgun sequence, a single window of DNA contains:
- the LOC119210991 gene encoding aryl-hydrocarbon-interacting protein-like 1, translated as MEETYLLKHPGVKKKILAGGTGPLPHFAPGTKLVFHFQTLLDDFERTVIDDSRLAGRPAEIFFGKMFKMEVWETLLASMRIGEVAEFWCDAIHTGLYPIVSKGMRLIAQGKDPLENQRHMCGMGNMFNYHSTGFPELDELMRTPQSLIFIMELLQVGDPMSYQRESWMMEKDEKLQTVPILHMQGNLLVKQRKYREAASKYKEAVLLLKTVQSREMPGDIDYINLGRMIIPLELNFCQCMLELQEYYEVIDHTTELLEKHKDCVKGYYKRAKAHAAVWNEKEARRDFHMVANLDVTLASLIHRELRALSETMKEKYWEEKEKYWNMLEKKENQREDDEEEEGEGEDEGENESLTAESEDGAGEEKGKAESPAILFAEAHEEDPGGNKVTPTEGRNNEEEESSSVMKPKAATETEGKDWQQMLRLVMFLQKEGNFLIKENQFEEASAKFKEAIDYVDVLRNMVDRRGEDWDSLEKVCLPLTLNLSQCLLELKEYRRVVELNSELLKKHKGNARRRWFHKEIGT; from the exons atggAGGAGACGTACCTTCTGAAGCACCCGGGAGTCAAGAAGAAGATTCTGGCGGGAGGCACGGGGCCTCTGCCACACTTTGCACCTGGGACAAAG CTGGTTTTCCATTTCCAGACGCTGCTGGACGACTTTGAGCGAACCGTCATCGACGACAGTCGACTGGCCGGCAGGCCGGCTGAGATCTTTTTTGGGAAGATGTTTAAGATGGAAGTCTGGGAGACCCTGCTGGCGTCCATGAGGATCGGGGAGGTGGCGGAGTTCTGGTGCGATGCCATC CACACGGGCTTGTACCCCATCGTGTCCAAGGGAATGAGGCTAATCGCTCAAGGGAAGGACCCACTGGAGAACCAGAGACACATGTGCGGCATGGGAAACATGTTCAACTATCACTCCACTGGTTTCCCAGAGCTGGATGAGCTAATGAGAACGCCACAGTCACTTATATTCAtcatggagctgctgcag GTGGGAGACCCGATGTCCTACCAAAGGGAGTCGTGGATGATGGAAAAGGACGAGAAGCTGCAGACGGTGCCCATCCTCCACATGCAGGGCAATTTGTTGGTCAAGCAGAGGAAGTACAGAGAGGCCGCCAGCAAGTACAAGGAGGCCGTCCTGCTGCTAAAAACCGTCCAGTCCAGA GAGATGCCGGGGGATATAGACTACATTAATTTGGGTCGAATGATCATCCCCCTGGAGTTGAACTTCTGCCAGTGTATGTTGGAGCTGCAGGAGTATTATGAAGTAATAGATCACACCACCGAACTGCTGGAGAAACACAAAG aCTGCGTGAAGGGCTACTACAAGAGAGCCAAGGCCCACGCTGCCGTGTGGAACGAAAAGGAAGCTCGGAGGGACTTCCACATGGTGGCCAACCTGGACGTCACGCTGGCCTCCCTCATCCATCGAGAGCTGAGAGCCCTGTCGGAGACCATGAAGGAGAAGTactgggaggagaaggagaaatacTGGAACATgttggagaagaaggagaaccaACGTgaagacgacgaggaggaagaaggagaaggagaagacgagGGAGAAAATGAAAGTTTGACAGCAGAGAGTGAAGATGGAGCGGGGGAAGAAAAAGGTAAAGCCGAATCTCCAGCCATTCTCTTTGCCGAAGCCCATGAAGAAGACCCCGGGGGAAATAAAGTTACACCAACTGAAGGAAGAAATAACGAAGAGGAAGAAAGCTCTTCTGTGATGAAGCCAAAAGCTGCCACTGAAACAGAGGGGAAGGACTGGCAGCAGATGTTACGACTTGTCATGTTTCTGCAGAAAGAAGGAAACTTCCTCATTAAAGAAAATCAATTCGAGGAGGCTTCTGCAAAGTTCAAGGAGGCCATAGACTACGTGGACGTCCTTCGGAATATG GTGGATCGACGGGGCGAGGACTGGGACTCGCTGGAGAAGGTGTGTCTCCCGCTGACGCTCAACCTCAGCCAGTGTTTGCTGGAGCTCAAGGAGTACCGGCGAGTGGTGGAGCTCAACAGCGAGCTGCTGAAGAAACATAAAGGTAAtgcgaggaggaggtggtttcATAAAGAAATAGGTACATGA